The sequence TTTAGAGGAGAGAATACTCCCAGTTGTTCAGCTTCCCAAGTTACCTTCGAGCTCTCATTCGTGTAAAGCCGAAGGTATGCTTGTAATTGTTTATCACATTACCATGAATGAAATTTGAGATGAATATGCAGATAAGTTAGAGGACTTGTTCCTTATTATTTGCACTTTCTATTCTTGTTAGAGATATGAGAATTCTTTATTTGTCACCTTCTTCTTTAATATGACCTTCAGAAAGAGGTTAAATGAAGGAAGAAGCGAACAACATGCtaatttatgttgtcttgtttttgACATCCCAAAGGATTCAAAAGCAATAGCGCAACACCAGGTTAAATCGAGGTAGATGGGTTGGTAAAGACTAGGTATTGCTAAATAGgtaatcccatcaaaattatgcaTATCACAAGAGTAAACTTTATCATGGTGTGATTGGgatcaaatagaatatgcagGGGGAGAACTCCACTTGCCTTCTTCACAAGAGTAAACTTAATTATCATGGTGTGATTGGgatcaaatagaatatgcagGGGGAGAACTCCACTTGCCTTCTTCACAAAAAGTCATGAGGTTCTCCTTCGAACTGATCCTGATTTTCTAACACAAAAGTGTCTTCTAATAGAAGGCATACAAAATAAAGAAAACATACACCATTCAAGAAAACATACACCATCAATTAAACAAAAGAaggtataaataattatctcaaaatATCTTAAATTTTGGTTATAAAGAAACTGCTGAAAAACCCATCATAAAAGGTTTAGCATAATTTTAGGAAACTAGCAAAATAGAAACCAATTTATTTGGATCTAAAATGGTCAAGTTATGAAGAAAACATTATTGCAGGGACCTTTTGTAATAGAAAAATAAGTTACAAGGCTACTATGAAAAGTTCAGAGGCTTGTAGTCTTTAACACAAAAACTGAGGGGCTAGGGTGCTAAAATAGCAGGGTGGATAGCGGGTTCTATTCTTCAAGAGCGCAGGGGCTAAACCATAAGATTTAGGACCTAACTGAAATGATCTTTGAACTATGGAGATCGTCCAGTGAATAAACACTAACTCAGGGGGTTATTGACAAAACCGACGATGCGGCTCGGGCAAAGGGGTATCGGCCATCGATGGCTGTCCGATCAAGATCCGAGCGCTACGACTAAAACGGGCGAGCCGACTTGGCTGAACTAATATCGATCGCTCGATCTGGATCTAGTGAACCAGATCGCATGGCTCGCATGCGCGCGCAGCTCCGCAGTCAGCGTGCTGGGGCGAAGGGGTGCGGCGGAGGGAGGCATGGCGTGCGGCGGTGCACGACCGACACATCACCGAAGTTGGCCAGAATGGCGCTCTTGGGGCTAAACATGCTGGGTAAACGGTTCGAGAGGTAGCTGGGGTAATGGCGAACACAGTGGGGCCTCACCGAGGGGGTCAAGGTATTGAAGGCGACGAGAGGTGGCGGCGCAACAGACTCTGGCGAGGTCAGGGCACCATGACTGGGcttgccagaggaccgagagagcTCGGGGAAACAACAGCGAGCTCCGGTGATCACGACAACGGCTTCAACGTGGACGGAGGGGCACTGAGTGTCCTTGGCCACAGGCGACGACAGTGCGACGGCGATGGTGAGCGCAGGCATTGAGATGCGAGGCACAGAAGGGGGTGCTGGTATGTGGAATCGATGGCAGGGGCTCGGATGGTACTTATACGGCTACTTTGGGAACCTCAAATCCCCTTCGTGATTGAGGTGGAAATAAACTAATTTACTCTCTAATTCCCTTCAATTTCGAAGaggatttgagtttccaaactagctcaTAGAGGTGAAGTTGGGGTGAATCGGGCTCCAAATCGGCAGGAATCAGAGGGGGGATCGAGCTCCGCCGGTTTTCATAAACGACAagcagaaaggaaaagaaatgcgCGCCAACGGAAAGGTGAGATCGAACGAGATTGTGGGGAAAGGGGGTCTCAGCATGCTCCACTTCTGGCAAGGAACCAAACGAGGGTGGCTCGACGTGGGCGGCACGGCACGGACGCGAGGAAGAAGGAAAGGGGGCTGATGCGTGAACCCAACTGTCCAAGAGATAGGAAGGGGGGAAGGGGCGCGCGCGGGCCGACTATGCCGAAAGGGAGCGTGGGAAGGGGGGAGAGAAggaaatcctttttctttttctctaaattttcaaaTACTTTTTTTCTAAATTCCAAATACATGGAGATATGAATCCACATTTAAATCTTTTCCTTGTTCACGTGCTTGTAAGGGATTAGTTTACAGAAATGTGTCATAATTTCTCAAGCCGAACATCCAATAAACTACCCGATCAGGACGTTGTGGTTGCAGTGTTTCACCTCGTGGAATTTTGACCAATGCAAGAACGGCTGGGTTACTAGTTTGTCACTAACGGCTGGTTAGAGAGTCAATTAAAATAAAATAGTTTTATTCTAGTTTTTGAGAATAGTCATTATATTCTCCGTTTGGCAAGTCACTTTATTTTTTGTGTGGTTAAAGAGTAGAGTAGAGCCACTCCGTTCTTTGTTTGGTTGAAAATTCATGAGTGTAGAGGGGAGAAGAACGCTCGCGTGTGAAAAAGCGCTCGCATGAGATCAAAAAAGTAGAATAGAGCTGCTCCATTCTTCtcactcctcaaccaaacacaccctaagggcttgttcggttattttcaatccatatggattggaggggattgatacggattggaggggattttgaCTTATTAGGGATTGAAACTCCCTCAATCCCCCTTAATCcgtatggattggggtagaaccgaacatgGCCTAAGCGTGTCCAACAAATCCTCTAGACAGCACGGAATAAAAGCCTTCCATATAATTGCGAACAATGGCGATTGAAGATGAAAACAACAAACCCATTGTACCATTCCATTTCATCACCATGCCGTTGTTGCGTTGCAGCGCCGCAAACTACAGGATGCAAGAGAAAGAAATTACATTCAACAACGAACCAGAGATGGCACTTACACTTGTTTCAGGCAATTACAGGAGATGATACAAGGCCCACAGGATGCAAGAGGGGAAAGGAAATTGCATGCGACAACGAGCCAGAGATGGCAATTACACTTGTTTCAGGCAATTACAAGAGATGATACAAGTGCTTTCTCAGCTTTCGAACATCCTGGCATGCTACAATGCGGTCATGTAGCATATATTCACCTAGGGTATATAGGTTACAACGTGGCAATGAGTAGGTCAGAATAAGGGAGAATCTATGGTGGACAATCAGTGGTTCAGTAGAGTTGTCAGAGCTATGAAGTTGTAATGGTTCCAGACGATCTATTCCTCTTGTGCTGCGGAGATTGCCCTAGGCACATCTTCAAACGCGAAGATAGGCTGTCCCCCATCTCCACCTTTTCGCGCTTAATCTTCTTCCATAGGGCTTGAATCTTCTTCTGCTTAGCTTTCTCAATCGGTTTCCTCTGGCTTTGCCTCTGGTTTTGTCTTACAGGCGTAGCCAAAGCCTTGACTGTCAAATTCTATGATGCACGAACCAATAACCAGATCAGACAATcttttttcattgatgatatcgaaGTGGTAAATATCACATGTTAGAAAGAAGCCAACTAGTAACAACAATAGCTTTGATTAAGGTATTCGTATCAGACACTGGATAACTAAATTGTCAAGCAATTGAAGCAATGTGTCACCTGCTTATCATTATTATCGCCTGAGAATGATTCATCACTGGCTGCTCCTAAAGATGAACATCTGCCCCAACTTTCTCTGTTAGAGCTTGTGAATGAAAATGACTCCTCATTGCGCCTACTTCTTTTATCCTATAAGGAAGGAATGCTTCTGATCAGACAATTTGCAAGCAAGAAGTATATGAGCATCAGTTCTCAAGACTTCTAATGTGTTTCTTAGGACCCTAACTGATGGGGCATCTCTGTATCACACATATTGCAATAAACAATTTAACACAATGGACAATCCAGTGGAAGCAAGAGAATGCATCGCATGGGTAAAATTGCTAGACTTGACTAAAAATATACAGGGTCCAAATTCTGTGTAAACTTACTTGAAGTTATAAAGTGAACTTTACCTGCAATCGTGATCCAACACTATCACTATCAATCTCTGGCAGGCTGTGGTTTTCATCTAAAAGAAAGTCCTGCAGCTAATGGAATGCAGATAAGGAAACGAGCAAGGAAAAAAGTCTTCACATCAGACACAGACAAAATATCAAGAAACTTACCAAGTGATTCTCATTCTTAATGGACAGTTGGTTCATGCTATCAGACAACAATTCAATTACAGATGTGCCATCTGAAATAAAAAAAGGTAAAAAAGAATCAGTATAAAACCAATTGTTATAACATTACAATTTACAAGAAAGTAGCTCAGGGAGCTGAGACCTCACCATGTGGGATGTTAGGTGCATCGGTTGATGAACTGCAACCTGCAGTGTTTGCTGGCCGTAGACCATTGATGATTTCAAAGAAGAAATTCTGCAAGAATTAGGAGGGAAAACAAAGGTGGTTCCTTAGAAGACAAACCATATAAGATACGTTTCTGATTCAAATGGAGTTTTGCAACAGGTATTCCGTTAATTTACCTCATTGGTTATGTTACCAACTTTAAATGCTCCCATATGAAGCTTTGATCGTGCTGCAGGCAGCAGAGGAGGATGCAAAGATTTGTAGAAGAATATAGAAACTGAATCATAATATGATTGAGGTCTTGGAGAATTATGATCACCATCAaatttaattatatttttatCCCCCTGCACACAAACAGGCTATGAGGCAATAATTAAGAAAATGGCTAGCAAGATATGCAGCAGAAATAATCGACTACCAATCTCCATGTTATTTGTTAAAGGAAAAAGTCCAAATTACTCCCCTCACCTATGGACAATATTCACATAACCCCCTAAAGTATTTTTTAGTTTATTTTACCCCGACACTCTTTTGAGTTGGTTTAATTTACCCATTAAATTTTTTGTCTTATTATTTCTTTATGTACAAACCAAGTTTTTAGTTCAAATTTTGTTGGTTATTAGATAATAGCATAATTTAGCCTAGAAAAAATATATTATattttttataattattttgatAGATTAAGGATTAGATAAGATAATAACTTTAATGGTACAAAACTAAATATAAAATAATGATAAAAATTATTAACATATTTTTCTAGAATAAGTTATGATGTCCTTAATCACCCAAAAAAATATAAACTTTAAATTCAACTTGTATATGGAAAAACAAAAAAGACAAATCTTATTATGGGACATTTGGCTTCTTCGTTTCTATATGTACAAATTGAATTTCAAGTTCATAATTTCTAAGGTCATTGAGAACGTCATAAATTATGTTAGAAAAATATGGTAAATTTTTTCATCATTAATTTGTATTTAGTTTTGTACCATTAAAATTATTATATTATCTAATCTCTAACCTatcaaaataattataaaaaaaTCATAATATATTTTTCTAGGGTAATATATGTTATTAGCTACTAACCAACAAATTTTGAATCGAAAATCAGAAGAAATGAAAAGAACAAATTTTTTTAAAGGGTAAATTGAACGAGAGTGTCGGGGTAAAATGAACTAAAAATACTTTAGGAGGTTATGTGAACATTGTTCATAGGTGAGGGGAGTAATTTAGATTTTGTTTCCTTTGTTAAATATGATCTAGCATCATAACCATTTTCTTTGCCTTCCATATAGATAGACCCTCTAGTATTAATCATATTACGGTGGCTTGGGAATCCAACAAGGAAACTGTACATAAAAAACTTTTGATTGGAGTTGCAGCATTGTTTTGGTACATTTGGCTCTGCCGCAATGACGTCGTTTTTAATCATAAACCAATAGCGTCAATTATTCAGGTTATTTTCAGAGGAACCATTGGCTCCGATTTTGGAGACTACTGCAGAAGGAAGAATCACACCAAGAATTTCTCAATATCTGTCAATCCTTGGAGGTGGTGGCCATAGAGATCTTCATTGGCCATGGATGACGATCCAATGCTAGAATTGTGGTTGCTTAATTTTTTATGGTTCTAAACAGATATTTTTTATCTTCTCATAGTCATGGAATCGTAACTTTTAGTTGTAAGGTTGTATGCATGAAAGTGCAAAAAGCTGGAATTTGTTTTCCATTATCAAAAAAAAATATATATGTGGTACGGCCGGTACTGCGTAGGTTGTACTGGTGGGAAACTGGAGGGCGGGGCGTGGTGGCTCGTCGCCTGGAAGATGGTCCAGGCGCCGTGGCTGCCCGAGAGGAGAGGCTGGTAGGTGAACAAGGGGCAGGGAGCAATAATATCTTTATTACTTCTTGCCTATCTGGCAGATTACAAAAGTCCTACTTATATAGGCCTATAGCCAACTGAAATCTCCTAACAAATAGGCTGATCTAAACAGCTTGAACCAACTGAAATCTCCTAACAAATAGGCTGATCTAAACAGCTTGAATCTCTATCTTAACAAACTCCCCTATAGCAGACTTATCCCTTCAGGCGGCCTAGGACTCGCCATCCTTATCCCTTCTCTTGTATGTATGCCCGACCATAACATCTCTCCCCGCCTTCAAGAACAGTTCGTCCTCGAGCTGATGATCTAGGTACTGGTCCTTGAACTTCTGCAGTGGTTCCCATGTAGCCTGCTCGGTAGTCATGCCTCCCCACTGGACGAGAACATGCCAAATGCCTCGCCGAAGACTGGCCTGTAGGACCTTGTCTGGTACTGGCAATAAGCGACCCTGTGCTGTTGGGGGCAATTGTGGAATCTCTGTTGGTGGAGTGCCGTGAAATGCCTTTAAGAGTcccacatgaaaaacatcatgtaAACGAGCGCCGGCTGGGAGCTGAAGTCTGtagtgtaagtagagggactctaactctcatcagaggatgacactatgagttggggcaattttctgtttatttcttcagacactacacaatgccatacccatctaagggttggagacccatatttatagccctagaggctgcactaccacaccttctcacacacactacacaacaggattgtcctctaaatgctaaagagactacagaggacagtcaaaagcgactgttgtcctctagatgctaaagcgactatagaggacagtcaaaaagcgactgctgtcctctagatgctctagatgctaaaggactacagaggacagtcaaaagcaggctgtcctctagatgctcaagactcaagacttattccatcattctccccctaagtcttgggcgtcgtcttgtgagaaagttgggtcatcccggacctggagcaaagctcaacaaacttgatcttcccaaggggcttggtgagcaggtctgcaagctgatccttggtgttgatgtagcgcgccttgatgctcccttctgccaagcagtctcggatgaagtggtatctcagccggatgtgcttgctccgttcatgaaacacggggttcttggccaatgccagagcggactggctgtccaccctgagttccaccgctccagtgtctctcccgaggagatcaccgagcagtcgagccagccagagcgcctgagtcaaagcagtggacgccgctatgtactcggcctcgcagctggacatggccaccacctgctgcttgaccgactgccagctaatgaggcacttgccgaggaagaagaggatcccgcttgtgctcttgctagtgtcgatgtcgccggtgtggtcgctgtcgctgtacccgacaaggtgtgcctccccagggcacctcgagtagtagagaccgtggtcgagagtccacgcaacatagcggatgatcctcttcacagcctgctcatgctccgtcgtcggtcgctgcaagaaccgactaacgtagccgacggagtatgccaagtcaggccgtgtgtggacgaggtagcgaaggctcccccACAAGACGGCGGTACTGAgtagcatccacctcctccgtcgtgctatcgcgactcagcttcagcctctcctccatcggagtgagagctgggttgcagtcggtgagcccagccagctcaacaatgcgccaagcataggcggtctggcgaagtgtgatcccggagtctccctggtgcacctcaatccccaggtagaaggagagatgtcccaggtcactcatttggaaggtggccttcatctcttccttgaacgctgccacctctacatccttggcgccggtgatcaccaagtcgtcaacgtagacacccaccagcagggcattttctccattgccccgccgatagatggccgcctcgtgcgggcttggcatgaagcccatcctcttgagcgtggaatccagcttggcattccacgcccttggtgcctgtcgcaagccgtagagagccttgcgcaggcgcaacaccttgccctccttgccagggatcgcaaaacctgccggctggtgtacatagacctcctcttttaagtcgccgttaagaaacgccgacttgacatccatgtgatgaacatgccagcccttcagggctgccagcgcgaggagtcgcacggattccatccgtgctacaggggcgaagcatcgtcgaagtcgatcccctcctgctgcaagaaaccgcgtgccaccaagcgagccttatgcttgacgatggcaccggcttcatccctcttcagtttgaacacccacttaagggtgatcgcgcgatgaccatgagggagatcagcgagctcccaagtgcggttcgtctcaaccgcgtccatctccgactgcatcgcggcacgccaagccgcatgtttctcggcctccgcgaaagaccgaggctcaccatcgtcgcatgcaagatgcaactctcctgccagaatgcgagacGCAGGGCCCGGCACCGACGGGgcgatgagaaggccctccacccttcgataccgcaacggctcgccgtcgtagcacgcgtcgacgcgctcctcgtcgcgggacagaggggtcacgagctccactgggtcgtgctcgacacgagctaGTGTCGAagaggacgttcccggagagggtaccgtcggtgctggagtgcgtggtggcgaagagctcgctgtagccggagtcgtggctggagtgcgtggtggtgaagagctcgttgtagcaggagctggagagtttggcgctggagtcggtggagacttgggggctggggtagacctgctcggagaagagttgcctactcccccagctccctcaaagtggacgtactcgatggtgaagtcgtacgtcggagtcgtgccgtcgtccaccgccttgtcccacgcccatcctcgcccttcatcgaacactacgtcgcgcgccgtgcgcacacgctgtgttcttgggtcaaggatgcggtaggccttcgagccctccgcgtagccaatgaacacccccggggtgctcctatcgtcgagcttgctgatgtggccaagctccttggtgaatgCGAGGCAGCCAAAcacccgtaggtgagagaccgccggcttgcgcccatgccaagcctcgtacggtgtcatcctgttgagagccttggtgggcgagcggttgaggatgtaaaccgctgtcaccaccgcctctccccagaagacagctggcagtcctctctgcttgaggagagcccgagccatccccgcaaccgtctggttgcgccgctcgacgacgccgttctgctgCGGGTTGTACGGCGTggagtagtggcgctgaacgccctcatccgcgcagtacgacgcgaactcagccgccgtgaattcgccgccgttgtcggtgcgcagcacgcgcagcttgcggccgcactccgcctccgcagcgacctgcacacgtcagatggcgttcgcagcctctcccttgcagccaaggatcatcacccacatgtagcgggagagatcgtcgacgagcagcaagaagtagcgtcatcctcctggtgtggctggtgtcactgggccacacaagtccccatgcacgagctcgagcctctccttggctcggaagctcgactgctggggaaaggggagccgtctctgctttgtcaacacgcagacatcgcagaattgctccacatggtcaaggcacggcagacctcgtaccatctccttggcactaagccgcttcagggcctcgaagttaaggtgcccgaagcgctcgtgccactgtcatgccccgtcgtctcgacgagcagcaaggcagcaaggttgtgccaccttcacattgaggatgtaaagccgatttgcactcctgcgtaccttggcaagaaggcgacgagagggatcccagatcctcatgactccgtgctcaacctccacgcgcgaaccgttctcatccagctgtcccaagctgatgatagagttcctcaacgcggggatgtagtagactccggtgagcagcttgtgctcaccagacgcggcggtgaagacgactgagccggcgcccttgatctctacgccggaggcgtccccaaacttgacggagcctcggacgctagagtcaagctcggtgaagaactcccgtcggccggtcatgtgatgagtggcgccggtgtcgaggcaccatccttcgatcatgtccttgttggagacgtcgccgaggaaagcgcgtgctttcgactcatcaaggtggaggagtgccgctgcggccggtgccgctggagatggctcgatgcctgcatgtgccaggagcagggcctcctcctccgcctccgcctgtgcgacgttggcctgaccacgtcgtggctgccgacagtccctggcccagtggccaagcttgccgcagttgtgacagccgtcgtctcgtgctggcttcttgttgccgacggcgccgccttgggcacctccacgggcaccaccctcagcatgtcctcgtgccccggcctgggcgcctccacgcgccttgcgcggcttgccgcgtttgtggcctcgtgtcgaggaggacttccccttcttcttgtcaccctggcaggcctcccactgctcccgagtgagatgtagcttcccgccaatagtgataggcccagagagagcctatggttcgtcgccgtcgaccaccttgaggcgaccaatcgcctcttcgatcgtcatcgtggagaggtctagcagagactcaATCGAGCGAGTAATCTGCCcgtacttctcggggatgcaacggaagagcttctcaacagctctctcctcatcgtaggtgtcgtcgccgaactgcaccatcttctgcaacagagtattgaggcggagagcaaagtcatcaacatcctcacctggcttgaaggccaggttccccactccttgcgaagtgcctgcagtgtggtcttgcgggcacgatC is a genomic window of Zea mays cultivar B73 chromosome 5, Zm-B73-REFERENCE-NAM-5.0, whole genome shotgun sequence containing:
- the LOC100383953 gene encoding uncharacterized isoform X1, which translates into the protein MIEQFVNFVIRPPRSEYNPDQYLWEKEFILAGRKYKRLDLELTNARGYILKCSHYVPAFIPENTALPCVVYCHGNSGCRADANEAAVILLPSNITVFTLDFSGSGLSGGDYVSLGWHEKEDLKCAVSCLRDNKQVSTIGLWGRSMGAVTCLLYGAEDPSIGGMILDSAFTNLYDLMMELVDVYKIRVPKFTVKMAVQYMRRIIQKRAKFDIMDLNVLRLAPKMFIPVLFGHGLNDMFIQPHHCDRIHQAYGPVCVQGDKNIIKFDGDHNSPRPQSYYDSVSIFFYKSLHPPLLPAARSKLHMGAFKVGNITNENFFFEIINGLRPANTAGCSSSTDAPNIPHDGTSVIELLSDSMNQLSIKNENHLLQDFLLDENHSLPEIDSDSVGSRLQDKRSRRNEESFSFTSSNRESWGRCSSLGAASDESFSGDNNDKQNLTVKALATPVRQNQRQSQRKPIEKAKQKKIQALWKKIKREKVEMGDSLSSRLKMCLGQSPQHKRNRSSGTITTS
- the LOC100383953 gene encoding uncharacterized isoform X2, producing the protein MIEQFVNFVIRPPRSEYNPDQYLWEKEFILAGRKYKRLDLELTNARGYILKCSHYVPAFIPENTALPCVVYCHGNSGCRADANEAAVILLPSNITVFTLDFSGSGLSGGDYVSLGWHEKEDLKCAVSCLRDNKQVSTIGLWGRSMGAVTCLLYGAEDPSIGGMILDSAFTNLYDLMMELVDVYKIRVPKFTVKMAVQYMRRIIQKRAKFDIMDLNVLRLAPKMFIPVLFGHGLNDMFIQPHHCDRIHQAYGPVCVQGDKNIIKFDGDHNSPRPQSYYDSVSIFFYKSLHPPLLPAARSKLHMGAFKVGNITNENFFFEIINGLRPANTAGCSSSTDAPNIPHDGTSVIELLSDSMNQLSIKNENHLDFLLDENHSLPEIDSDSVGSRLQDKRSRRNEESFSFTSSNRESWGRCSSLGAASDESFSGDNNDKQNLTVKALATPVRQNQRQSQRKPIEKAKQKKIQALWKKIKREKVEMGDSLSSRLKMCLGQSPQHKRNRSSGTITTS
- the LOC100383953 gene encoding uncharacterized isoform X7, producing MIEQFVNFVIRPPRSEYNPDQYLWEKEFILAGRKYKRLDLELTNARGYILKCSHYVPAFIPENTALPCVVYCHGNSGCRADANEAAVILLPSNITVFTLDFSGSGLSGGDYVSLGWHEKEDLKCAVSCLRDNKQVSTIGLWGRSMGAVTCLLYGAEDPSIGGMILDSAFTNLYDLMMELVDVYKIRVPKFTGDKNIIKFDGDHNSPRPQSYYDSVSIFFYKSLHPPLLPAARSKLHMGAFKVGNITNENFFFEIINGLRPANTAGCSSSTDAPNIPHDGTSVIELLSDSMNQLSIKNENHLDFLLDENHSLPEIDSDSVGSRLQDKRSRRNEESFSFTSSNRESWGRCSSLGAASDESFSGDNNDKQNLTVKALATPVRQNQRQSQRKPIEKAKQKKIQALWKKIKREKVEMGDSLSSRLKMCLGQSPQHKRNRSSGTITTS
- the LOC100383953 gene encoding uncharacterized isoform X6; its protein translation is MIEQFVNFVIRPPRSEYNPDQYLWEKEFILAGRKYKRLDLELTNARGYILKCSHYVPAFIPENTALPCVVYCHGNSGCRADANEAAVILLPSNITVFTLDFSGSGLSGGDYVSLGWHEKEDLKCAVSCLRDNKQVSTIGLWGRSMGAVTCLLYGAEDPSIGGMILDSAFTNLYDLMMELVDVYKIRVPKFTGDKNIIKFDGDHNSPRPQSYYDSVSIFFYKSLHPPLLPAARSKLHMGAFKVGNITNENFFFEIINGLRPANTAGCSSSTDAPNIPHDGTSVIELLSDSMNQLSIKNENHLLQDFLLDENHSLPEIDSDSVGSRLQDKRSRRNEESFSFTSSNRESWGRCSSLGAASDESFSGDNNDKQNLTVKALATPVRQNQRQSQRKPIEKAKQKKIQALWKKIKREKVEMGDSLSSRLKMCLGQSPQHKRNRSSGTITTS
- the LOC100383953 gene encoding uncharacterized LOC100383953, whose translation is MIEQFVNFVIRPPRSEYNPDQYLWEKEFILAGRKYKRLDLELTNARGYILKCSHYVPAFIPENTALPCVVYCHGNSGCRADANEAAVILLPSNITVFTLDFSGSGLSGGDYVSLGWHEKEDLKCAVSCLRDNKQVSTIGLWGRSMGAVTCLLYGAEDPSIGGMILDSAFTNLYDLMMELVDVYKIRVPKFTVKMAVQYMRRIIQKRAKFDIMDLNVLRLAPKMFIPVLFGHGLNDMFIQPHHCDRIHQAYGGDKNIIKFDGDHNSPRPQSYYDSVSIFFYKSLHPPLLPAARSKLHMGAFKVGNITNENFFFEIINGLRPANTAGCSSSTDAPNIPHDGTSVIELLSDSMNQLSIKNENHLLQDFLLDENHSLPEIDSDSVGSRLQDKRSRRNEESFSFTSSNRESWGRCSSLGAASDESFSGDNNDKQNLTVKALATPVRQNQRQSQRKPIEKAKQKKIQALWKKIKREKVEMGDSLSSRLKMCLGQSPQHKRNRSSGTITTS
- the LOC100383953 gene encoding uncharacterized isoform X4; this encodes MIEQFVNFVIRPPRSEYNPDQYLWEKEFILAGRKYKRLDLELTNARGYILKCSHYVPAFIPENTALPCVVYCHGNSGCRADANEAAVILLPSNITVFTLDFSGSGLSGGDYVSLGWHEKEDLKCAVSCLRDNKQVSTIGLWGRSMGAVTCLLYGAEDPSIGGMILDSAFTNLYDLMMELVDVYKIRVPKFTVKMAVQYMRRIIQKRAKFDIMDLNVLRGDKNIIKFDGDHNSPRPQSYYDSVSIFFYKSLHPPLLPAARSKLHMGAFKVGNITNENFFFEIINGLRPANTAGCSSSTDAPNIPHDGTSVIELLSDSMNQLSIKNENHLLQDFLLDENHSLPEIDSDSVGSRLQDKRSRRNEESFSFTSSNRESWGRCSSLGAASDESFSGDNNDKQNLTVKALATPVRQNQRQSQRKPIEKAKQKKIQALWKKIKREKVEMGDSLSSRLKMCLGQSPQHKRNRSSGTITTS
- the LOC100383953 gene encoding uncharacterized isoform X5, whose protein sequence is MIEQFVNFVIRPPRSEYNPDQYLWEKEFILAGRKYKRLDLELTNARGYILKCSHYVPAFIPENTALPCVVYCHGNSGCRADANEAAVILLPSNITVFTLDFSGSGLSGGDYVSLGWHEKEDLKCAVSCLRDNKQVSTIGLWGRSMGAVTCLLYGAEDPSIGGMILDSAFTNLYDLMMELVDVYKIRVPKFTVKMAVQYMRRIIQKRAKFDIMDLNVLRGDKNIIKFDGDHNSPRPQSYYDSVSIFFYKSLHPPLLPAARSKLHMGAFKVGNITNENFFFEIINGLRPANTAGCSSSTDAPNIPHDGTSVIELLSDSMNQLSIKNENHLDFLLDENHSLPEIDSDSVGSRLQDKRSRRNEESFSFTSSNRESWGRCSSLGAASDESFSGDNNDKQNLTVKALATPVRQNQRQSQRKPIEKAKQKKIQALWKKIKREKVEMGDSLSSRLKMCLGQSPQHKRNRSSGTITTS
- the LOC100383953 gene encoding uncharacterized isoform X3, producing the protein MIEQFVNFVIRPPRSEYNPDQYLWEKEFILAGRKYKRLDLELTNARGYILKCSHYVPAFIPENTALPCVVYCHGNSGCRADANEAAVILLPSNITVFTLDFSGSGLSGGDYVSLGWHEKEDLKCAVSCLRDNKQVSTIGLWGRSMGAVTCLLYGAEDPSIGGMILDSAFTNLYDLMMELVDVYKIRVPKFTVKMAVQYMRRIIQKRAKFDIMDLNVLRLAPKMFIPVLFGHGLNDMFIQPHHCDRIHQAYGGDKNIIKFDGDHNSPRPQSYYDSVSIFFYKSLHPPLLPAARSKLHMGAFKVGNITNENFFFEIINGLRPANTAGCSSSTDAPNIPHDGTSVIELLSDSMNQLSIKNENHLDFLLDENHSLPEIDSDSVGSRLQDKRSRRNEESFSFTSSNRESWGRCSSLGAASDESFSGDNNDKQNLTVKALATPVRQNQRQSQRKPIEKAKQKKIQALWKKIKREKVEMGDSLSSRLKMCLGQSPQHKRNRSSGTITTS